A single Calditerrivibrio sp. DNA region contains:
- a CDS encoding energy-coupling factor ABC transporter permease has translation MHIMEGFLPVRDTLVWTGISLPFLIYGTNKIKRNMNTTKQKLLLGFVAAFCFVLSSLKIPSVTGSCSHPTGVGLGAILFGVSVMVPIAFVVLLFQALLLAHGGITTLGANLFSMGIAGPVVAFVLYSSLKKINLNQSANIFISITLSDLVTYVITSLQLALAFPDPITGFTGSFIKFTSIFAITQIPISIVEGLLSVVALNYILSLFQPENNDILSKQVV, from the coding sequence ATGCATATAATGGAAGGTTTTTTGCCTGTTAGGGACACATTAGTATGGACAGGTATCTCTTTACCCTTTTTGATTTATGGCACTAATAAGATAAAAAGAAATATGAACACCACAAAACAGAAGCTTCTGTTGGGTTTTGTGGCTGCATTTTGTTTTGTGCTTTCATCCCTTAAGATTCCATCTGTAACAGGCAGCTGCTCACACCCCACTGGCGTTGGTTTGGGTGCTATCCTTTTTGGTGTTTCTGTTATGGTCCCAATAGCATTCGTGGTTCTTCTCTTTCAGGCTTTGCTACTTGCCCACGGAGGTATTACCACACTGGGGGCTAATCTTTTTTCCATGGGCATAGCTGGCCCAGTTGTAGCTTTTGTGCTTTATTCCTCACTTAAAAAAATCAACCTAAACCAAAGCGCCAATATATTTATATCCATAACTCTATCCGATCTGGTAACATACGTGATTACTTCACTACAGCTTGCCCTTGCTTTCCCCGATCCAATAACTGGCTTTACAGGTTCTTTTATAAAGTTTACGTCCATCTTTGCCATTACCCAGATCCCCATCTCTATTGTAGAAGGGTTGCTTAGCGTTGTGGCATTAAACTACATACTAAGCCTCTTTCAACCAGAGAATAATGATATTTTGTCAAAGCAGGTGGTGTAG
- a CDS encoding energy-coupling factor ABC transporter substrate-binding protein — MKKNLLLLIIAIGIIVLPLFYNFGKHTVEKFQGTDSLAEKQITAIAKDYTPWFTPIFEPPSGEVESLFFSLQSAIGAGIIGYIIGYLKGKKASESKTI, encoded by the coding sequence ATGAAAAAAAATCTTCTGCTACTTATTATTGCCATCGGCATAATAGTATTACCACTTTTCTATAATTTTGGTAAACACACAGTAGAAAAATTCCAAGGTACAGACAGCTTAGCTGAAAAACAGATAACTGCAATAGCAAAAGACTACACACCATGGTTTACACCCATTTTTGAGCCCCCAAGTGGTGAGGTGGAGTCCTTATTCTTCTCCCTACAATCAGCTATCGGCGCTGGGATCATCGGGTACATTATAGGTTATCTAAAAGGGAAAAAAGCCAGTGAAAGTAAAACAATTTGA
- a CDS encoding energy-coupling factor transporter transmembrane protein EcfT: protein MKVKQFDPLSILILFLSIVIYAFINKRLDHFIVIDTILVAFILVVGKKVLKHLLFILFITVINVSIVFINIDKRVIFDFQQFTLLLFRTVTMILALVVISNSLTFKGFLTILVRLKLPKTLLELTAISFLAVSILNNSAKKIITAMKSRNLFSNLTLSTFATGIFPAVLFRTMLSDIKKISLVTESRSIESFYPLLIDEYSLNRFQLCTTFTISITLIAFGILSNG from the coding sequence GTGAAAGTAAAACAATTTGATCCATTATCGATCTTAATACTGTTTTTAAGTATCGTGATCTATGCCTTTATTAACAAAAGGCTAGATCACTTTATCGTCATAGATACCATTCTTGTAGCCTTTATTTTAGTGGTGGGAAAAAAGGTATTAAAACATCTATTGTTTATACTATTCATTACAGTAATAAATGTTTCTATAGTTTTTATAAACATCGATAAAAGAGTCATATTTGACTTCCAGCAATTCACCCTTCTACTGTTTAGAACAGTTACCATGATACTGGCTCTTGTTGTGATCTCAAACAGCCTAACCTTTAAAGGATTTCTTACGATTCTTGTCCGGTTGAAGCTACCTAAAACACTCCTTGAACTTACTGCCATCTCCTTTTTGGCTGTCTCCATCCTGAATAACAGCGCCAAAAAGATTATAACAGCTATGAAGTCGAGAAATCTCTTTTCAAACCTTACTCTCTCCACCTTCGCTACAGGTATCTTCCCTGCTGTCCTCTTTAGAACTATGCTTAGCGATATAAAAAAGATTTCCCTTGTGACAGAATCCAGGAGTATAGAATCTTTTTACCCCTTATTGATCGATGAATATTCTTTAAATAGATTTCAGCTCTGCACCACTTTTACCATAAGTATCACCCTGATAGCCTTCGGGATACTCAGCAATGGATAG
- a CDS encoding energy-coupling factor ABC transporter ATP-binding protein — MDRVIIEAKSISYGEVFSNVDLNIKESKTYLILGDNGSGKTTLLYLIQGLLKPDSGELLYKGQPYSYSKKWLNNLRYKVGLLFQNPDYQIIGLTVKDDVAIALRCLGMEKNNIKEHVEKLLKGYKLHHLKDRRTDLLSFGEKKKVSMASIAALTPDVTLLDEPYAGLDREGKAFVDSYIANSKQSGKTVVVTSHEVGEFIKFVDNIYVISDKKLVQLSKDNLDILPHLQRNLLILSKYGYMEKPIPEELFLGVAR, encoded by the coding sequence ATGGATAGAGTTATCATAGAGGCCAAAAGCATCTCTTATGGGGAAGTCTTTTCTAATGTGGATCTCAATATAAAAGAAAGTAAAACGTATCTTATACTTGGTGACAATGGTAGTGGGAAAACAACGTTGCTTTATCTCATTCAGGGGTTACTTAAACCTGACTCAGGAGAGCTTCTTTACAAGGGTCAGCCTTATAGCTATAGCAAAAAATGGCTAAACAACCTAAGGTATAAAGTGGGGCTACTCTTTCAAAATCCAGATTATCAGATCATAGGACTAACTGTAAAAGATGATGTTGCCATAGCTCTTAGATGTTTAGGTATGGAAAAAAATAACATTAAAGAACATGTTGAAAAACTGCTCAAGGGGTATAAGCTCCATCATCTCAAAGATCGTCGCACAGATCTTCTTAGCTTTGGGGAAAAGAAAAAAGTCTCTATGGCATCGATAGCAGCCCTGACCCCTGATGTAACACTGCTTGATGAACCCTATGCAGGACTCGACAGAGAAGGAAAAGCATTTGTGGACAGCTATATCGCAAACTCAAAACAATCCGGCAAAACAGTAGTTGTCACCAGTCATGAAGTGGGGGAATTTATAAAATTTGTAGACAACATCTATGTCATTTCAGACAAAAAACTGGTTCAGCTAAGTAAAGATAACCTCGATATCCTCCCCCACCTCCAAAGAAACCTCTTGATACTTTCAAAATATGGATATATGGAAAAACCGATACCGGAAGAACTATTTTTAGGAGTAGCAAGGTGA
- a CDS encoding cobyrinate a,c-diamide synthase has protein sequence MKSAFMIVAPHTSSGKTTLSLGLARNIAKKGLSVQPYKVGPDYIDTALLSKAASNEAYNLDNILMKDEDITKYLTYGIAKNDVVIVEGVMGFFDSYDPCNFSGSSYDIALKTDLPLLVTINYSPSLTYYTLIIKGIQSFYKQNPPKIGVIINKATSPKMDERIAQSLKYHTGAELLGVLPEDEKIKIPKRHLGLLSAWEGLEDLLNNLSNYLQSHLDMEDIMEYFRIDSISYDYPSSEKNKPKKRCLVAKDDAFFFYYKNNFDLLKEHGYEISAFSPLNDEEIPDTELIYIGGGYPELFADKLSKNRTTIASLKKHLKRQTPIYAECGGFIYLGNSLKIDDTHYPMAGLFNIDFEMTRSLQCLGYVNVSFDQSSCFFEKGRVYIGHQFRYSKIAHHNEKLIATVDRLGKKVTFQDGCTKGNCFGSYTHFNFSKANILEKIDRG, from the coding sequence GTGAAATCGGCTTTTATGATAGTGGCACCACATACAAGCTCTGGTAAAACAACTTTATCCTTAGGACTTGCAAGAAACATAGCCAAAAAAGGGCTTAGTGTCCAACCTTACAAAGTGGGACCAGACTATATAGATACCGCCCTACTATCAAAGGCAGCAAGTAATGAAGCCTACAACCTTGACAACATTCTGATGAAAGATGAAGATATAACAAAATACCTTACCTATGGTATCGCAAAAAATGATGTCGTTATAGTAGAAGGGGTTATGGGTTTTTTTGATAGCTATGACCCATGTAATTTCTCAGGCAGTAGCTATGATATAGCCTTAAAAACAGATCTCCCCCTTTTGGTTACGATAAATTACTCCCCATCTCTCACCTACTATACCCTGATCATAAAGGGTATTCAAAGCTTTTATAAACAAAACCCACCTAAAATCGGTGTAATTATAAACAAGGCAACATCCCCAAAAATGGATGAAAGAATAGCTCAATCTCTCAAATACCATACCGGAGCTGAGCTTCTTGGTGTTCTACCTGAAGATGAGAAAATAAAAATACCTAAAAGGCATCTGGGGTTGTTATCAGCTTGGGAAGGACTGGAAGATCTCTTAAACAACCTATCAAACTACCTTCAGAGCCATCTTGACATGGAAGATATTATGGAATATTTCAGGATAGATTCTATCTCCTATGATTACCCATCTTCAGAAAAGAACAAACCCAAAAAACGCTGTCTTGTGGCAAAAGATGATGCCTTTTTTTTCTACTATAAAAACAACTTTGACTTACTCAAGGAGCATGGTTACGAAATATCCGCTTTTTCCCCACTCAACGATGAAGAAATCCCCGATACAGAGCTCATCTACATCGGTGGAGGTTATCCTGAACTTTTTGCCGATAAACTCAGTAAAAACAGGACAACCATCGCAAGTCTAAAAAAACATTTAAAAAGACAAACACCAATATACGCAGAGTGTGGAGGTTTCATATATTTAGGTAATAGCCTAAAAATAGATGACACCCACTACCCAATGGCTGGTCTTTTTAATATCGACTTTGAGATGACCAGATCACTTCAATGTTTAGGATATGTGAATGTTAGCTTTGATCAAAGTAGCTGTTTTTTTGAAAAAGGTAGAGTATACATCGGTCATCAGTTCCGCTATTCCAAAATAGCCCATCACAATGAAAAACTTATTGCAACAGTGGATAGACTTGGTAAAAAGGTAACTTTCCAAGATGGGTGTACAAAGGGAAACTGCTTTGGTAGCTATACCCACTTTAACTTCTCCAAAGCAAATATTTTAGAAAAAATAGATAGAGGATAA
- a CDS encoding sirohydrochlorin cobaltochelatase encodes MNNKEIILAAFGTTDPEGIKGVLNVYHKIKENIASVNTKLSFTADFIRRKWNKLSGTEEQIKMQKLYHLPPELFMVKGLIHQIGDCFDRGVYELVVQPLHIFHGEEYEGIKSIIDHIIAIKDKNSHKRKITLGRPLLGANSSKTPYVDDILKVVKMLEQDITLAKSKDACLVYIGHGNENFSTGAYVETEYYMQKEYGNMVYFANVEGFPFYNDLPNRIKKGGHKKVILKPFMLVAGEHAKNDIFGEDDSVSNLLTSSGIEVTPICQGLGEMDDIANIFLERVKDILDES; translated from the coding sequence ATGAACAACAAAGAGATCATTTTAGCAGCGTTTGGGACAACAGATCCCGAAGGGATCAAAGGGGTATTAAACGTATACCATAAAATCAAAGAAAACATAGCTTCAGTCAACACGAAGCTCTCCTTTACCGCCGACTTTATTAGGAGGAAGTGGAACAAGCTGTCAGGTACAGAAGAACAAATAAAGATGCAAAAACTCTATCACCTACCCCCAGAGCTTTTTATGGTAAAAGGGTTGATACATCAGATAGGTGACTGTTTTGATAGAGGGGTTTATGAGCTTGTAGTGCAACCACTACATATTTTTCACGGTGAGGAATACGAAGGGATAAAAAGTATTATAGATCATATTATTGCTATAAAAGATAAAAATAGTCATAAAAGGAAAATTACATTGGGTAGGCCCCTACTGGGTGCCAATTCATCCAAAACCCCTTATGTTGATGATATCTTAAAAGTGGTAAAAATGCTTGAACAGGATATCACTTTAGCAAAAAGCAAAGATGCTTGCCTCGTCTACATAGGTCACGGCAATGAAAACTTTTCCACAGGGGCGTATGTGGAAACCGAATATTACATGCAAAAAGAGTATGGTAACATGGTCTATTTTGCCAATGTTGAAGGGTTCCCCTTTTATAATGATCTTCCAAACAGAATAAAAAAGGGTGGGCACAAGAAGGTTATCCTTAAACCTTTTATGTTGGTAGCAGGAGAACATGCTAAAAACGACATCTTTGGCGAAGATGATTCAGTATCAAACCTTTTGACATCTTCCGGGATAGAGGTAACACCTATCTGTCAAGGTCTTGGTGAAATGGATGATATTGCAAATATATTTTTGGAAAGGGTAAAGGATATATTAGATGAAAGCTAA
- the cobA gene encoding uroporphyrinogen-III C-methyltransferase: protein MKAKLYIVGTGAAKGLITLKGIEAIEKSDIVLYDSLVSPDIIDLVKNEKIFVGKKGYDSHSVLQEEINEYLKIHLSEGKTVARLKGGDPAIFGRLTDELKVARDLNADIEVIPGITTASYFSAVIQKSLTSRYIASGVVFITGHSNKTPLESLHNWKALVDLNYTIVVYMGAKTIKKIINLLLDNGLKEDSLIASGESLGTENETIRLFKIKELLKEEITFKSPVIFIIGDILKYLEGAK, encoded by the coding sequence ATGAAAGCTAAGCTATATATAGTAGGGACTGGCGCAGCAAAAGGGCTCATAACATTAAAAGGGATAGAAGCTATAGAAAAATCTGATATTGTTCTGTACGATTCTTTGGTATCACCTGATATCATAGATCTTGTGAAAAATGAAAAGATATTTGTGGGTAAAAAAGGGTATGATTCCCATTCTGTCCTGCAGGAGGAGATAAACGAATATTTAAAAATACATCTTTCCGAAGGAAAAACTGTTGCAAGACTAAAAGGGGGAGATCCGGCGATCTTTGGCAGACTCACAGACGAACTAAAGGTGGCAAGGGATCTAAATGCGGATATTGAGGTGATACCCGGCATAACTACAGCAAGTTATTTTAGCGCCGTCATACAAAAATCTCTAACGTCAAGATATATTGCCTCTGGGGTAGTATTCATCACAGGTCACTCAAATAAAACACCACTGGAATCACTACACAACTGGAAAGCCCTCGTAGATCTAAACTATACCATAGTGGTATATATGGGTGCAAAAACGATAAAAAAGATAATTAACCTACTATTAGATAACGGTTTAAAAGAGGATTCCTTAATAGCCTCAGGGGAGAGTCTCGGGACAGAAAATGAGACCATAAGGCTGTTTAAGATAAAAGAGCTACTGAAGGAAGAGATAACTTTCAAATCCCCCGTAATATTCATCATCGGTGATATACTGAAATATTTAGAAGGTGCAAAATGA
- the cobI gene encoding precorrin-2 C(20)-methyltransferase: MKLYAIGVGPGDKKLITYKGVEALKCSDVVYVPQSDETGRSIAYDIIKEYVPSSKIKTYYFPMNNNKEELDKRYTHLADEIKKDVKNHLIVSYVTIGDPLIYSTFNYLNEKLTDVDIEVIPGITSFLAASALIKDDIVQKNQSFCIIEPEQLKDFDTISKLFDTIIVMKAYRGITQICDIIKKHRSIKKAHLVIRAGLDDERVVDLLNTNEPIEKTYLSIALIKLDKDAGNTPYPKFTVKGSSIEKESFQIINDLVDLSKFKEDEREIVTRIIHASGDLSLADDIIFSPDWRWKIKTLLNKTPQLITDVEMVKVGIGKRYPNVSCFINDPDVIETAHKTGQTRAEVAIKKGFELFEDIIFCIGNAPTALLKVIELSKYNTTKDIFVIGMPVGFVSAKESKELLERSRLPSITIKGFKGGSPIAAATFNAIWGLFGR, from the coding sequence ATGAAGCTTTATGCCATAGGAGTAGGCCCGGGAGATAAAAAACTTATCACCTATAAAGGGGTAGAAGCCCTAAAATGTTCGGACGTAGTATACGTCCCCCAGTCGGATGAAACAGGCAGAAGTATAGCATACGATATTATAAAAGAGTATGTCCCCTCCTCTAAAATAAAGACCTACTATTTCCCCATGAACAACAATAAAGAGGAGTTGGACAAAAGATATACCCACCTTGCAGATGAGATAAAAAAGGATGTAAAAAACCACCTTATAGTATCCTACGTCACGATAGGTGATCCTTTGATTTACAGCACCTTCAACTACCTCAACGAAAAATTAACTGACGTTGATATTGAGGTAATACCCGGCATAACATCCTTTTTAGCTGCTTCAGCTTTGATAAAGGATGATATCGTTCAAAAAAATCAATCCTTTTGTATCATAGAGCCTGAGCAGCTAAAAGATTTTGACACCATCTCAAAGCTGTTTGATACTATTATAGTGATGAAGGCCTATCGTGGAATAACACAAATCTGCGACATCATAAAAAAACATCGCAGCATAAAGAAAGCCCATTTAGTAATAAGGGCTGGGTTGGACGATGAAAGGGTCGTCGATCTTTTAAATACCAACGAACCTATCGAAAAAACCTATCTATCCATAGCACTCATAAAGTTAGACAAGGATGCAGGAAACACACCATACCCCAAATTTACCGTAAAAGGTTCCTCCATAGAAAAAGAAAGTTTCCAGATTATCAACGATCTGGTTGATCTATCGAAATTTAAAGAAGATGAACGGGAGATCGTAACGAGGATTATCCATGCATCAGGTGATCTATCCTTAGCTGATGATATAATTTTTTCTCCTGATTGGAGATGGAAGATCAAAACGCTACTTAACAAAACCCCCCAACTGATCACCGATGTGGAGATGGTAAAAGTAGGTATAGGGAAAAGATACCCCAATGTATCCTGTTTTATAAATGATCCAGATGTTATTGAAACGGCACACAAAACAGGGCAAACAAGGGCTGAAGTAGCCATAAAAAAAGGGTTTGAACTCTTTGAGGATATTATATTCTGTATAGGGAACGCCCCCACAGCTCTGTTAAAGGTGATAGAATTAAGTAAGTATAATACAACCAAAGATATTTTCGTAATTGGCATGCCTGTGGGCTTTGTGAGTGCTAAAGAGTCAAAGGAGCTCCTTGAGAGATCTAGACTCCCCTCTATAACCATAAAGGGCTTTAAGGGTGGCAGCCCCATAGCAGCCGCAACTTTTAACGCAATATGGGGGTTGTTTGGTAGATGA
- the cobK gene encoding precorrin-6A reductase, with the protein MKNCLILGGTSDTKNILKQISDKYSKIYVSVATDYGYELFSDLISDGIELCKIQFTEDTLRDFLSDKEIEEIIDTTHPYATKITELAQNIAKICNVKYIDRKRGKFEPQDMEEGVIFVHSYEDAVSLVENQDLLPTLITTGSKNANKFKTIAHNSYIRILPTEESIKKVKEAGFPSKNIIAMQGPFSVELNLSLINQFNIRSMITKNSGKEGGLTEKLKSSKIAKIPLIVVENEY; encoded by the coding sequence ATGAAAAACTGTCTTATCTTAGGTGGGACATCCGATACAAAAAATATTTTAAAGCAAATATCAGATAAATACAGTAAAATATATGTCTCTGTAGCCACCGATTATGGATATGAGCTCTTCTCAGATTTGATATCGGATGGGATAGAGCTATGTAAGATACAGTTTACAGAAGATACTCTAAGAGATTTTTTGTCGGATAAAGAGATAGAGGAGATCATCGACACCACTCACCCCTATGCCACAAAGATAACAGAATTGGCTCAAAATATAGCCAAAATATGCAACGTTAAATACATAGACAGAAAAAGGGGTAAATTTGAACCCCAAGATATGGAGGAAGGTGTTATTTTCGTTCACAGTTACGAAGATGCTGTAAGTCTTGTGGAAAACCAAGACCTATTACCCACTCTGATCACAACAGGCTCAAAAAATGCAAACAAATTCAAAACTATTGCCCATAATAGCTATATAAGAATCTTACCTACAGAGGAGTCAATAAAAAAGGTGAAAGAAGCTGGATTCCCTTCCAAAAATATCATAGCCATGCAGGGACCTTTTAGTGTAGAACTAAACCTGTCCCTTATAAACCAATTTAACATAAGATCGATGATCACAAAAAATAGTGGCAAAGAGGGTGGTCTTACTGAAAAACTAAAAAGTAGTAAGATCGCCAAAATACCCCTCATTGTGGTGGAAAATGAATACTAA
- a CDS encoding bifunctional precorrin-2 dehydrogenase/sirohydrochlorin ferrochelatase, translating to MNTKGSNFFPFVIDLTGKKFMFVGGGKVTERKIKVLMRFLTSPDITVYSTNFTDHLKSLQEQNKISLIHTDASFIEDDVLLSYDFIIAATDDKMVNQRIVDLAMDRKKFYLNTSDKSKSNFFFPAVTIIDDLLIAISSLGRSPKKVKLFKKLLEGLNVSN from the coding sequence ATGAATACTAAAGGATCAAACTTTTTCCCCTTTGTCATAGACCTCACCGGTAAAAAATTTATGTTTGTTGGTGGTGGTAAGGTTACTGAGCGAAAGATAAAAGTGCTCATGCGCTTTTTAACCTCTCCTGACATAACTGTATATTCCACGAATTTTACCGACCACCTAAAATCCCTACAAGAACAAAACAAAATCTCGCTTATCCATACAGACGCCAGCTTTATAGAAGATGATGTGCTCCTCAGTTACGATTTCATAATCGCAGCCACGGATGACAAGATGGTCAACCAAAGGATTGTCGATTTAGCAATGGATCGAAAGAAATTCTATTTAAACACGAGTGATAAAAGCAAGTCCAACTTCTTTTTCCCAGCAGTAACCATTATTGATGACCTTTTGATAGCCATATCCAGTCTTGGTCGCTCCCCAAAAAAGGTAAAACTATTTAAAAAACTACTGGAAGGTCTCAATGTATCCAACTAA
- the cbiD gene encoding cobalt-precorrin-5B (C(1))-methyltransferase CbiD, with the protein MYPTNGITTGTAATAAAKAILLKKLNNKIPSNVEVTLPDGQVIDVPVQFKGDYAICKKWSIEKDDITNGLEIMAQAYLNNNGTINIIGGKGIGTVTKKGLQLPVGEKAINPGPKRMIIKNIAPLLHSNIGVDIYLEVPNGEEIAKKTFNSRLGIIGGISIIGTKGVINPMSEEAIKETIRCEIEIKKHETDLFVLTPGNIGEKALRLLGFTEAIMVNNHFDFALSHLRSIHATKIVLGGHPGKLAKLASGTYNTHSKYGINAVDIIKSIMDLKDPFNTAEQIAQIHDLSKVAFCISQRVKRDFDFVKVDVYLHKMDTTPCGRYIDE; encoded by the coding sequence ATGTATCCAACTAACGGCATCACAACAGGCACTGCCGCCACAGCCGCAGCAAAAGCAATTCTCCTAAAAAAGCTTAACAACAAGATACCATCCAATGTGGAGGTTACCCTTCCTGATGGCCAGGTCATAGATGTCCCGGTACAATTTAAAGGTGATTATGCGATATGTAAAAAGTGGTCCATCGAAAAAGATGATATTACAAACGGGCTTGAGATAATGGCACAGGCTTACTTAAACAACAACGGCACGATAAACATAATCGGTGGTAAAGGTATAGGAACAGTCACAAAAAAGGGTTTACAACTACCTGTAGGGGAAAAAGCGATAAACCCCGGCCCCAAAAGGATGATCATAAAAAATATAGCCCCCCTACTACACAGTAATATCGGCGTAGATATCTATTTAGAGGTACCCAATGGGGAGGAGATAGCTAAGAAAACATTTAATAGCAGATTGGGGATCATCGGTGGGATCTCCATCATTGGGACAAAAGGGGTGATAAACCCCATGTCAGAAGAGGCGATAAAGGAAACAATAAGGTGCGAGATAGAGATCAAAAAACATGAAACAGACCTCTTTGTACTGACCCCCGGCAATATTGGGGAAAAAGCTCTACGCCTACTTGGTTTTACAGAGGCGATCATGGTAAACAATCACTTCGATTTTGCCTTAAGCCACCTAAGATCGATCCATGCAACTAAAATAGTATTAGGTGGTCATCCCGGCAAATTGGCAAAGCTTGCATCGGGCACATATAATACCCATTCAAAGTACGGTATCAATGCTGTAGATATCATCAAATCCATAATGGACCTAAAAGATCCCTTCAACACCGCAGAACAGATCGCCCAGATCCACGATTTAAGCAAAGTGGCTTTTTGTATAAGCCAAAGGGTAAAAAGGGATTTTGATTTCGTTAAGGTAGATGTTTACCTGCATAAAATGGATACTACCCCTTGTGGGAGATATATCGATGAATAA
- the cbiE gene encoding precorrin-6y C5,15-methyltransferase (decarboxylating) subunit CbiE, with amino-acid sequence MNKNLYIISVGPGDKELMTVKALNTISKMDILSGYPQLADFSVTDKPFYPVKTTDDLKHLLLTNLEKKIGLLVTGDAGFFSFARLAYKHLKDFIAEVIPGVSSFQYAFARIYKTYEDVKFFSLHSKGDIDALITAIKSNDRIFILLKDSTQLEEVKRVLSEYSNIYQRYFIDLSLNGESISEDQPLNTENRKISLYVEKR; translated from the coding sequence ATGAATAAAAACCTATATATAATTTCTGTGGGACCAGGGGATAAAGAACTTATGACGGTAAAAGCCCTCAATACCATCTCAAAGATGGATATTTTATCAGGATATCCCCAGTTGGCCGATTTTTCCGTAACTGACAAACCTTTTTATCCCGTAAAAACGACCGATGACCTCAAACACCTCCTCCTAACAAATCTGGAGAAAAAAATAGGTTTGCTGGTCACAGGTGATGCAGGCTTTTTCTCCTTTGCAAGATTGGCTTACAAGCACCTTAAAGATTTCATAGCTGAAGTAATCCCCGGTGTCTCCTCTTTTCAATATGCCTTTGCAAGGATATATAAAACCTATGAAGATGTAAAATTTTTCTCCCTTCATTCAAAGGGTGACATAGATGCATTGATAACAGCCATAAAAAGTAACGATCGTATTTTCATTTTACTTAAAGATAGTACCCAGCTGGAGGAGGTAAAAAGGGTATTGTCAGAATATTCCAATATCTATCAAAGATATTTTATAGATCTAAGTCTCAATGGTGAATCGATATCAGAAGATCAACCATTAAACACCGAAAATAGGAAAATATCACTGTACGTGGAGAAAAGATGA
- the cobM gene encoding precorrin-4 C(11)-methyltransferase, producing MNRLYFVGAGPGDPELISLKGFKLLSEADVIIYTGSLINKDILKYAKPDALLIDSAHLNLNEILELIKGFYKENKKIVRLHTGEPALYGAIYEQMLELEKSGIDFEVIPGISSMQLAASRLKVELTAPEISQTVVVTRIEGKTPVPETEKLEYITKSTGTFIFFLSAGFGEQIQSLFLKNGWNSETPAAICYKLGFDDEKIIMTDLLNLPSDLKNNNITKHALIIIGHILKKENIKKYSKLYDEGFKHAFRP from the coding sequence ATGAACCGTTTATACTTCGTAGGCGCTGGACCCGGTGATCCAGAGCTGATATCGTTGAAGGGTTTTAAATTGCTATCGGAAGCAGATGTCATAATCTACACAGGTTCACTGATAAATAAAGATATTTTAAAATATGCAAAACCAGATGCCCTACTGATAGACTCTGCCCATTTAAACCTCAATGAGATATTGGAGTTAATAAAAGGCTTTTACAAAGAAAACAAAAAGATTGTAAGACTACACACCGGAGAGCCAGCCCTTTATGGGGCAATATACGAACAGATGTTGGAGCTGGAAAAAAGTGGCATAGACTTTGAGGTAATACCCGGCATAAGCTCCATGCAATTAGCCGCATCAAGGCTTAAGGTGGAACTCACAGCCCCCGAAATCTCCCAAACGGTAGTTGTAACCCGCATAGAGGGTAAAACCCCAGTGCCTGAAACCGAAAAGCTCGAGTACATCACCAAATCCACAGGGACTTTTATCTTTTTTCTTTCAGCAGGTTTCGGGGAACAGATCCAGAGTTTATTCCTGAAAAACGGTTGGAACAGTGAAACCCCAGCAGCGATATGTTACAAATTGGGTTTTGATGATGAAAAGATAATAATGACAGACCTTTTAAATTTACCATCAGATCTGAAAAACAATAACATCACAAAACATGCTCTTATTATAATAGGGCATATCCTAAAAAAGGAAAACATTAAAAAGTATTCAAAACTTTACGATGAGGGCTTTAAACATGCTTTTAGACCGTGA